The following coding sequences lie in one Trypanosoma brucei gambiense DAL972 chromosome 7, complete sequence genomic window:
- a CDS encoding NAD-dependent SIR2, protein MTEPKLATTHVVGEPTFEGLARFIERNNITKIFVMVGAGISVAAGIPDFRSPHTGLYAKLSRYNLNSPEDAFSLPLLRQQPSVFYNILMDMDLWPGKYCPTAVHHFISLLAKKGMLLCCCTQNIDGLERACGIPESLLVEAHGSFSSASCVDCHAKYDINIARAETRAGKVPHCNQCGGIVKPDVVFFGENLPEAFFNVAGLIEETELLLILGTSLQVHPFADLALMVPSDVPRVLFNLERVGGRMFRFPTDRTPNFRASSYRLSTGNGNGSKISSGDSSSSSSSVDGYDQFTLAGNDETGVLRDIFFPGDCQVSVRSFAQALGFGEQLDASVREGREIFERTRRREKVVEG, encoded by the coding sequence ATGACAGAACCGAAGTTAGCAACCACGCACGTAGTGGGTGAACCCACCTTCGAAGGACTGGCACGTTTCATTGAGCGAAACAACATCACCAAAATATTTGTTATGGTGGGCGCAGGGATAAGCGTTGCAGCTGGAATCCCCGACTTCCGCTCTCCCCACACCGGCTTGTACGCTAAACTCAGTCGCTACAATCTCAACTCACCGGAGGACGCCTTCTCACTCCCTCTGTTGCGTCAACAACCAAGTGTGTTTTACAACATTCTGATGGATATGGACCTCTGGCCTGGGAAGTATTGTCCTACGGCGGTTCACCACTTTATCAGTCTACTCGCCAAGAAGGGCATGTTATTATGCTGTTGTACGCAGAACATAGACGGGTTGGAACGCGCCTGCGGAATTCCAGAGTCTTTACTAGTTGAAGCCCATGgttccttctcttccgcATCATGTGTTGACTGTCACGCGAAATATGACATCAACATCGCGAGGGCGGAGACAAGGGCTGGAAAAGTGCCTCATTGCAATCAATGTGGTGGTATAGTGAAACCCGACGTGGTTTTCTTTGGCGAGAATCTCCCGGAGGCGTTTTTTAACGTAGCGGGACTCATTGAGGAAACGGAATTGCTGCTTATTTTGGGAACCTCACTTCAAGTCCACCCATTTGCCGACCTTGCGCTCATGGTGCCCTCTGACGTGCCACGAGTGTTGTTTAACTTGGAGCGTGTGGGCGGGAGGATGTTCCGCTTTCCTACGGACCGAACACCCAATTTCCGCGCCAGTTCCTATCGTCTCAGCACTGGAAATGGCAATGGCAGTAAAATTAGCAGTGgggacagcagcagcagcagcagcagcgtcgACGGGTATGACCAGTTTACGCTCGCAGGGAATGACGAGACGGGTGTGTTGCGtgacattttctttcctggtGACTGTCAGGTGTCTGTTCGTTCCTTTGCTCAGGCGTTGGGCTTCGGAGAGCAGCTTGACGCCTCTGTAcgtgagggaagggaaatatttGAGCGCACTCGGCGTAGGGAAAAAGTCGTTGAGGGTTAA
- a CDS encoding HIRA-interacting protein 5, putative codes for MIKFTLRYFAVSSSTFYRLPRRMSPPTTRWAACCALYSHRELLLCTICRGVCSGKSSQRFIVVEKNETPNPDCLRFYSMELSFLPPGRSLDLPDAQHAGKSPLAELLFSISGVQSVFLADEYITVGKVPHVDWGSLVPQIQECIVEFAESGVGILSEEGEACFVDNNNDTDPEDDDDEVVLAVKELLSARIRPLLRADGGNVRYISMDDGTVFVLLEGACKSCPSSGVTLKNGIERMLMHWIPEVVEVQECTDEMASDLLAEKELRRKLKKDEVSASQSN; via the coding sequence ATGATAAAGTTCACTCTGCGGTACTTCGCAGTAAGTAGCTCGACATTTTATCGGCTTCCTCGTCGAATGAGTCCGCCAACTACGCGTTGGGCGGCGTGCTGCGCGTTGTATTCCCATCGTGAACTTCTGCTTTGTACGATCTGTCGAGGTGTTTGCTCCGGGAAATCAAGCCAGCGCTTTATTGTGGTTGAGAAGAATGAAACTCCTAACCCTGATTGCCTTCGGTTCTACTCGATGGAGCTGTCATTCCTTCCTCCTGGTCGGTCTTTAGACCTTCCAGATGCTCAGCACGCCGGCAAATCGCCATTAGCTGAGTTGCTGTTCAGCATCAGCGGAGTACAGTCGGTTTTCCTTGCGGATGAATATATCACTGTAGGCAAAGTTCCCCATGTGGATTGGGGTTCCCTCGTACCGCAGATACAAGAGTGTATCGTTGAGTTTGCCGAGAGCGGCGTGGGTATCCTCTCCGAGGAGGGAGAGGCATGTTTTGTTGACAACAATAACGATACTGATCcagaggatgatgatgatgaggtaGTGCTTGCAGTGAAGGAGTTGCTCTCTGCTCGTATACGGCCGCTTCTTCGAGCAGACGGGGGTAATGTTCGTTACATTAGCATGGATGACGGAACAGTTTTCGTGCTGCTGGAGGGCGCATGCAAGTCCTGTCCATCATCTGGAGTTACGCTCAAGAATGGAATTGAGCGCATGCTCATGCACTGGATACCTGAGGTAGTTGAGGTGCAAGAGTGCACAGATGAGATGGCGAGTGATTTACTGGCGGAAAAGGAACTTCGAAGGAAATTGAAGAAGGATGAGGTGAGCGCCTCACAATCAAACTAG
- a CDS encoding eukaryotic peptide chain release factor subunit 1, putative, whose product MRLLKKSVTAEGAVEVKVQVSTSEDLWHLYNLVLPGDQVRTNTRRKVVKETSIGSQAAEVRTITLQLQVRNTEFSPDELRVQGVNVKENECVKLGAHHTLSVHTFPPQDVVILKDEWNDVFAARLKEACDNESRADTVAVLMNSGTASVLLVTPSFMYTKAKIEVSIAKKHKNDGTARDRSIQRFFKQVLDALCMHVDFDKAKLILICSPAHVREEFKAYVEAAMAHSEAMAMRNLRKNFSKIVLIKVRDNTNDALREAFADPNIANQMESTRCRDEIKVWQDFQKTMDEDPDRCVYTPQMVYRAAMLGAVGKLMVSDVVFRSEDPTVRRFYLSLIRFVRQGGGGVSVFSSNHVTGEQLTQLGFVAAILHFPCDELDDLEVVENFIDSEEAATFIRENAAASVVV is encoded by the coding sequence ATGCGCTTGTTGAAAAAGTCGGTGACAGCAGAAGGTGCTGTGGAGGTAAAGGTGCAAGTAAGTACCAGTGAAGATTTGTGGCATTTATATAATTTGGTGCTTCCAGGAGACCAGGTACGCACGAACACAAGACGAAAGGTTGTGAAGGAAACTTCTATAGGATCACAGGCTGCGGAGGTGCGAACAATTACATTACAGTTACAGGTACGCAACACAGAGTTCTCTCCTGATGAGCTACGCGTTCAGGGAGTTAACGTTAAGGAGAATGAATGCGTAAAGTTGGGTGCACATCACACACTTTCAGTACACACATTTCCACCGCAGGATGTTGTGATTTTGAAGGATGAGTGGAATGATGTATTCGCTGCACGTCTGAAGGAAGCGTGCGATAATGAGTCGCGAGCAGACACAGTGGCAGTTTTGATGAACAGTGGTACTGCATCCGTTCTCCTGGTAACTCCTTCCTTCATGTacacaaaagcaaagatTGAGGTGTCCATAGCCAAGAAACATAAGAACGATGGAACCGCACGGGATAGGAGCATTCAGCGGTTCTTCAAACAAGTGTTGGACGCCCTCTGCATGCACGTAGACTTTGATAAGGCTAAGTTGATCCTTATTTGCTCTCCGGCGCATGTGCGGGAGGAATTCAAAGCGTATGTAGAAGCCGCAATGGCTCATTCTGAGGCTATGGCTATGCGCAACCTCCGCAAAAACTTTTCTAAGATAGTGTTAATAAAGGTGAGAGACAATACGAACGACGCCCTTCGTGAGGCGTTCGCGGATCCTAACATTGCAAATCAGATGGAATCTACACGATGCCGTGACGAGATAAAAGTGTGGCAGGACTTTCAGAAGACGATGGATGAGGATCCAGACCGCTGCGTATATACGCCACAAATGGTTTACAGGGCGGCGATGTTAGGGGCTGTGGGAAAACTTATGGTGAGTGACGTTGTGTTTCGCTCTGAAGACCCCACAGTGCGTCGCTTTTACCTTTCACTCATTCGTTTTGTGCGGCagggcggtggtggtgttagTGTTTTTTCTAGTAACCACGTCACTGGCGAGCAGTTAACGCAGTTGGGGTTTGTTGCAGCtattcttcatttcccctgTGATGAACTTGATGATCTGGAGGTGGTGGAAAATTTTATCGACAGCGAGGAAGCCGCAACCTTCATTCGGGAAAATGCTGCGGCAAGTGTAGTTGTGTAA
- a CDS encoding 60S ribosomal protein L7, putative codes for MPAKAVPAPESAIKRAAFKQQQTENFKKAIAANKVAAAALKKLAYSRGLKYSREYRSTEKKLAGLRRNARQHGNYYLEAKPKVAVVTRIRGIAKVPPKQRKILQLLRLRQIFNTVFVRLNKPMENMLRAVEPYIAYGYPSLSTVRAMVYKRGHLKINGQRVKITDNQMIKDKYHNDDIVCAEDIVNQIYACGKHFRTVTNGLWPFKLAPPAGGMRQKRRHFVEGGDYGNRDTLINRFLARMI; via the coding sequence ATGCCCGCTAAAGCTGTTCCCGCCCCGGAGTCTGCGATCAAGCGCGCTGCCttcaagcagcagcagacggAGAACTTCAAGAAGGCGATCGCTGCGAACAAAGTGGCGGCGGCTGCCCTGAAGAAACTTGCGTACAGTCGTGGTCTCAAGTACTCTCGTGAGTACCGCTCCACCGAGAAGAAGCTTGCTGGCTTGCGTCGGAACGCGAGGCAGCACGGTAACTACTACCTTGAGGCAAAACCAAAGGTAGCTGTTGTCACCCGTATTCGCGGTATTGCGAAGGTGCCACCAAAGCAGCGCAAGATCCTGCAGCTTCTGAGGCTCCGTCAGATCTTCAATACTGTCTTCGTGCGGTTGAATAAACCAATGGAGAATATGCTCCGCGCAGTGGAGCCGTACATTGCGTATGGCTATCCGTCATTGAGTACGGTACGCGCGATGGTGTACAAGCGTGGGCACTTGAAGATCAACGGTCAGCGTGTGAAGATCACCGATAACCAGATGATTAAGGACAAGTACCACAACGATGATATCGTCTGTGCCGAAGACATTGTTAACCAGATCTACGCCTGCGGTAAGCACTTCCGGACTGTGACGAATGGTTTGTGGCCCTTCAAGCTTGCGCCCCCTGCTGGTGGCATGCGGCAAAAGCGCCGTCACTTCGTCGAGGGTGGTGATTACGGCAACCGTGACACATTGATCAACCGCTTCCTCGCGCGTATGATCTAA